The following proteins are encoded in a genomic region of Streptococcus equi subsp. equi:
- a CDS encoding helicase — protein MRINDFHNILELVKQNILQSEAEYLKLLKVVGNNQRYDFRSQLSIYDRNSEATACAKFDYWRERFNRTVMRGQKGIPILEDYGTYKKVAYIFDISQTVSRNRDVNEVNLWRFDKEAHRDVLKEMIKNEGYEESESTLENIFSLSRLYGDEKIDSLMNELRIADEDRISFTKFVRDSVSYAVASRFNVDYPMDNELLKENFAMLDSISLMSLGEIVSDISGKIIDETIQKSKELELQKEVLRGKEAGYNRIKEKIEKGDNDVLRRDDQERNENERVLRNGEYGRDNRENQGEYTKQLGGTDGLHKGVSESDLRSNEAGLPFRERGAEPLRDVSGSIQGEEANRTPDGYSETGDRLYEDREAEIDGSLEDRGRERSAVWGDDFSSEGNDNQGSIKI, from the coding sequence ATGCGAATAAATGATTTTCATAACATTTTGGAGCTTGTAAAACAAAATATTTTGCAAAGTGAAGCAGAATACCTGAAGCTCCTAAAGGTTGTCGGAAACAATCAAAGATATGACTTTAGAAGTCAGTTAAGTATTTATGATAGAAATTCTGAAGCGACAGCCTGTGCCAAGTTCGACTATTGGAGGGAACGCTTTAACCGTACTGTTATGAGAGGACAAAAAGGTATCCCCATTTTAGAGGACTACGGCACATACAAAAAAGTGGCATATATCTTTGATATAAGTCAGACGGTTTCAAGAAATAGGGATGTCAATGAGGTCAATCTTTGGAGATTTGATAAAGAAGCTCATAGGGATGTCTTAAAGGAAATGATAAAAAACGAGGGCTATGAGGAAAGTGAAAGCACCTTAGAAAATATCTTTTCTTTAAGTAGACTCTACGGTGATGAAAAGATAGACAGCCTTATGAATGAGCTTAGAATAGCTGATGAGGATAGAATATCTTTTACCAAGTTTGTGAGGGACTCAGTGAGTTATGCAGTAGCTTCAAGATTTAATGTAGACTATCCTATGGATAATGAGCTTCTAAAGGAAAACTTTGCAATGCTTGATAGCATTTCCCTTATGAGTCTTGGTGAAATCGTATCGGATATTAGTGGAAAGATTATTGATGAAACCATTCAAAAAAGCAAAGAGCTTGAGCTTCAAAAAGAAGTTTTAAGAGGAAAAGAAGCAGGATATAATAGGATTAAAGAAAAAATTGAGAAAGGAGATAATGATGTACTTCGACGAGATGATCAGGAAAGAAATGAAAATGAGCGAGTTCTCCGAAATGGAGAGTACGGACGAGATAATAGAGAAAATCAGGGAGAATACACTAAACAGCTTGGAGGAACAGACGGACTTCATAAGGGAGTATCCGAATCCGACCTACGCAGTAATGAGGCTGGATTACCTTTCAGAGAGCGAGGAGCAGAGCCACTTCGAGATGTTAGTGGATCTATACAAGGAGAGGAAGCTAACAGGACACCTGATGGATATTCAGAAACAGGCGATAGACTTTATGAGGACAGAGAAGCCGAAATTGATGGTAGCTTGGAAGATAGAGGACGAGAACGATCCGCAGTATGGGGCGATGATTTCAGCTCTGAAGGAAATGACAATCAAGGAAGTATTAAAATTTAA